A stretch of the Peromyscus leucopus breed LL Stock chromosome 10, UCI_PerLeu_2.1, whole genome shotgun sequence genome encodes the following:
- the C10H7orf57 gene encoding uncharacterized protein C7orf57 homolog isoform X2, with translation MRNTSKEVQGASHRYAPCDWYYHLPVKRSEKAVGAPPASQIPGLSDLGDSPNGNLPRARRYWIKETDSEYVKLAKQGGRPDLLKHFVPGTRKGSPVAYSLPDWYIHHSKPPTSHQREVPVVSMPDYMVYEEFNPDQANGSYESRRGPFDFDMKTVWQREAEELENTKRKVKLPAINSKNPSKVGTPVGHKDPEGSRLSLPPINGYKDEWLQQQRADSDEKTPKTSRASMSTQSTKDSEGTPDTEMPQDPEAPQDSEEAPAAEGTPSESTPAELK, from the exons ACTGGTATTACCACCTACCTGTGAAGCGCTCTGAGAAGGCCGTGGGTGCCCCACCCGCATCCCAGATCCCAGGGCTCAGCGATTTGGGAGACTCCCCAAATGGAAACCTGCCCCGTGCTCGGAGATACTGGATAAAAGAAACAGACTCCGAGTATGTGAAATTGGCGAAGCAAGGCGGCCGACCTG ATTTGCTGAAGCACTTTGTCCCTGGGACCAGGAAGGGCTCCCCAGTAGCCTACTCCCTGCCAGACTGGTATATCCACCACAGCAAGCCTCCGACAAGCCACCAGCGAGA AGTCCCCGTGGTCTCCATGCCAGATTACATGGTGTATGAAGAATTCAACCCTGATCAGGCCAACGGGAGCTATGAGTCCAGACGAGGCCCTTTTGACTTCGACATGAAAACAGTTTGGCAAAGAGAGGCTGAGGAACTTGAAAATACGAAGAGAAAG GTGAAACTGCCAGCCATCAACTCCAAGAATCCCAGCAAAGTGGGGACCCCGGTGGGCCATAAAGACCCAGAAGGGAGCAGACTGTCATTGCCTCCTAT CAATGGCTACAAGGATGAGTGGCTGCAGCAGCAGAGAGCGGATTCTGACGAGAAGACTCCAAAGACATCCAGGGCATCCATGTCCACTCAGTCCACAAAGGACTCTGAAGGTACCCCGGACACAGAGATGCCCCAAGATCCAGAGGCCCCTCAAGACTCTGAGGAAGCTCCAG CTGCAGAAGGAACCCCGTCAGAATCAACGCCAGCAGAGCTCAAATAA
- the C10H7orf57 gene encoding uncharacterized protein C7orf57 homolog isoform X1 yields the protein MRNTSKEVQGASHRYAPCDWYYHLPVKRSEKAVGAPPASQIPGLSDLGDSPNGNLPRARRYWIKETDSEYVKLAKQGGRPDLLKHFVPGTRKGSPVAYSLPDWYIHHSKPPTSHQREVPVVSMPDYMVYEEFNPDQANGSYESRRGPFDFDMKTVWQREAEELENTKRKVKLPAINSKNPSKVGTPVGHKDPEGSRLSLPPMPGQKNSSPTNFSKLISNGYKDEWLQQQRADSDEKTPKTSRASMSTQSTKDSEGTPDTEMPQDPEAPQDSEEAPAAEGTPSESTPAELK from the exons ACTGGTATTACCACCTACCTGTGAAGCGCTCTGAGAAGGCCGTGGGTGCCCCACCCGCATCCCAGATCCCAGGGCTCAGCGATTTGGGAGACTCCCCAAATGGAAACCTGCCCCGTGCTCGGAGATACTGGATAAAAGAAACAGACTCCGAGTATGTGAAATTGGCGAAGCAAGGCGGCCGACCTG ATTTGCTGAAGCACTTTGTCCCTGGGACCAGGAAGGGCTCCCCAGTAGCCTACTCCCTGCCAGACTGGTATATCCACCACAGCAAGCCTCCGACAAGCCACCAGCGAGA AGTCCCCGTGGTCTCCATGCCAGATTACATGGTGTATGAAGAATTCAACCCTGATCAGGCCAACGGGAGCTATGAGTCCAGACGAGGCCCTTTTGACTTCGACATGAAAACAGTTTGGCAAAGAGAGGCTGAGGAACTTGAAAATACGAAGAGAAAG GTGAAACTGCCAGCCATCAACTCCAAGAATCCCAGCAAAGTGGGGACCCCGGTGGGCCATAAAGACCCAGAAGGGAGCAGACTGTCATTGCCTCCTAT GCCTGGTCAAAAAAACAGTTCACCcacaaacttttccaaacttATCAGCAATGGCTACAAGGATGAGTGGCTGCAGCAGCAGAGAGCGGATTCTGACGAGAAGACTCCAAAGACATCCAGGGCATCCATGTCCACTCAGTCCACAAAGGACTCTGAAGGTACCCCGGACACAGAGATGCCCCAAGATCCAGAGGCCCCTCAAGACTCTGAGGAAGCTCCAG CTGCAGAAGGAACCCCGTCAGAATCAACGCCAGCAGAGCTCAAATAA